In one window of Bradyrhizobium diazoefficiens DNA:
- a CDS encoding alpha/beta hydrolase: protein MAAPLDPVIAQIIPLLPLRDPTTMTPQSARDSLRALAAARAAVPPPPVDAVQDIKVKGGAGPLDARVYQVGGTPAPTVVFFHGGGWVAGDLETHDRQARNLAIETGAVVVSVDYRRPPETRFPGAFEDAFAATSDVFDRVAEFGDDAKRLGVAGDSAGGNLAAATAIACRDAGIKLAAQLLVYPVTDVVGGYADTRENARFPSRAENADGYFLSRAVMEWFAGHYLADVDQATDWRVSPLRATSLAGLAPAIVTTAWFDPLRDEGAAYAKALEAAGVRVKHHEGPGLIHGYFGLGDAAEVARAEAQRARADFRALLARGA from the coding sequence ATGGCCGCACCGCTCGATCCCGTCATCGCCCAGATCATTCCGCTGCTGCCGCTGCGCGATCCGACGACGATGACGCCACAGAGCGCCCGCGATTCCTTGCGCGCACTGGCTGCCGCGCGCGCGGCCGTGCCGCCGCCGCCCGTCGATGCCGTGCAGGATATCAAGGTGAAGGGCGGCGCCGGTCCGCTCGACGCCCGCGTCTACCAGGTCGGCGGCACGCCCGCGCCCACCGTCGTGTTCTTCCACGGCGGCGGCTGGGTCGCGGGCGACCTCGAGACCCACGACCGGCAGGCGCGCAATCTCGCGATCGAGACCGGCGCGGTCGTGGTCTCCGTCGATTACCGGCGACCGCCGGAGACCCGCTTTCCCGGCGCTTTCGAGGACGCCTTCGCTGCGACCAGCGACGTGTTCGACCGCGTCGCGGAATTTGGCGACGACGCAAAGCGTCTTGGCGTCGCCGGCGACAGCGCCGGCGGCAATCTCGCCGCCGCCACGGCAATCGCCTGCCGCGACGCCGGCATCAAGCTCGCGGCGCAGCTGCTGGTCTATCCCGTGACTGACGTCGTGGGCGGCTATGCCGACACGCGCGAGAACGCGCGCTTTCCGTCACGTGCCGAGAATGCGGATGGTTACTTCCTCTCGCGCGCCGTGATGGAATGGTTCGCCGGCCATTATCTCGCCGACGTCGATCAAGCCACCGACTGGCGGGTCTCGCCGCTGCGCGCCACCTCGCTCGCCGGCCTTGCGCCCGCGATCGTGACCACCGCCTGGTTCGATCCGTTGCGCGACGAGGGCGCGGCCTATGCGAAAGCGCTGGAGGCTGCCGGCGTGCGGGTGAAGCATCATGAGGGCCCTGGCCTGATCCACGGCTATTTCGGCCTCGGCGACGCCGCCGAAGTCGCACGCGCCGAGGCGCAACGTGCCCGCGCCGATTTCAGGGCGTTGCTCGCGCGCGGGGCGTGA
- a CDS encoding dienelactone hydrolase family protein, which yields MIALRPGGIELRPHLIRIIGLIAALLLSVQVVAAAPQTVYFRSADGRAALTGYLFQPSTPGPWPAIVMLHGRGGPYSSNDNSDCTFVGAGIASPCNAGALSKRHAMWGEYWSARGYLALLPDSFGPRGKAHGFGRFTHDDPDRANVNETNVRPLDAEGAFAYLRGRNDVLAGEIFLQGWSNGGSTALNVMIRQGNQQGNQQGNQTGYRGALVFYPGCGQTALLAPTISTTAPIAMFLGADDEEVSPQICQHVAERSAQAGSPIDVTVYPGATHDFDEPSSRRQATSGNQAAMDDALVKANAILDRWKN from the coding sequence GTGATCGCCTTGCGGCCCGGCGGCATTGAATTGCGACCTCATCTCATCCGTATCATCGGCCTGATCGCAGCCCTGCTGCTATCGGTACAGGTCGTCGCGGCCGCACCCCAGACCGTCTATTTCCGCAGCGCCGATGGACGCGCGGCGCTCACCGGCTATCTGTTCCAGCCGAGCACGCCGGGCCCCTGGCCCGCCATCGTCATGCTGCACGGGCGCGGCGGACCGTACTCCAGCAACGACAATTCCGATTGCACCTTCGTCGGCGCCGGCATCGCCTCGCCCTGTAATGCAGGCGCTTTGTCGAAGCGCCATGCGATGTGGGGCGAATATTGGTCGGCACGCGGCTACCTGGCGCTATTGCCGGACAGCTTTGGCCCGCGCGGCAAGGCGCACGGCTTCGGCCGCTTCACCCATGATGATCCCGACCGCGCTAACGTGAACGAGACCAATGTGCGTCCGCTCGACGCCGAAGGTGCGTTCGCCTATCTGCGTGGCCGCAACGACGTCCTCGCCGGCGAGATCTTCCTCCAGGGCTGGTCCAATGGCGGCAGCACCGCGTTGAACGTGATGATCCGGCAAGGAAACCAGCAAGGAAACCAGCAAGGCAACCAGACGGGCTATCGCGGCGCCCTCGTCTTCTATCCAGGCTGCGGACAGACCGCGCTGCTGGCGCCGACCATCTCGACCACCGCCCCGATTGCGATGTTCCTCGGCGCCGACGACGAGGAGGTCTCGCCGCAGATTTGCCAGCACGTCGCTGAGCGGTCGGCGCAGGCGGGCAGCCCGATCGACGTCACCGTCTATCCCGGCGCCACCCACGATTTCGACGAGCCTTCGTCCCGCCGGCAAGCAACGTCCGGGAATCAGGCAGCCATGGACGATGCCCTCGTCAAGGCCAACGCGATCCTCGACCGTTGGAAAAATTGA
- a CDS encoding type II asparaginase, with protein sequence MRNQTLATASLLFALLISFDVANARSPGLPNVMVLATGGTIAGTGTSSTTVVGYTAATVGIETLLNAVPELKTVANVKGEQVFQIASENMNNDYWLKLAKRVNTLLAQDDVDGIVITHGTDTIEETSYFLDLVVKSRKPVVVVGAMRPSTAISADGPINLYNAVILAGSDEAVGKGVLVSLNDQINAAREVTKTNTSTADTFRTPELGFLGYMQGNKPYFYRQSTRRNTADSEFDVSDLDTLPQVDIVYGYANMNRVAVDAFVAAGAKGIVHAGVGDGSLARPAVEPALDEAHKKGVAIVRSSRVGNGIVARNGEAKDDEHDFIVSDTLNPQKARILLMLALTKTTDSKEIQRMFYTY encoded by the coding sequence GTGCGTAATCAGACATTGGCGACAGCGAGCTTGCTCTTTGCGCTGCTCATCAGTTTCGACGTCGCGAATGCAAGGAGCCCCGGTCTGCCCAATGTCATGGTTCTCGCGACTGGTGGCACGATCGCGGGCACCGGAACGAGCAGCACCACCGTGGTCGGTTATACCGCGGCCACGGTGGGCATCGAGACCCTCCTGAACGCCGTCCCCGAACTCAAGACGGTGGCCAACGTCAAGGGCGAGCAGGTTTTCCAGATCGCCAGCGAGAACATGAACAATGATTACTGGCTCAAGCTTGCCAAGCGCGTCAACACGCTGCTCGCGCAGGACGACGTCGACGGAATCGTGATCACGCACGGCACCGATACGATCGAGGAAACCAGCTATTTCCTCGACCTGGTCGTCAAGAGCCGGAAGCCTGTCGTCGTCGTTGGCGCGATGCGGCCGTCGACGGCGATCAGCGCGGATGGGCCGATCAACCTCTACAATGCGGTGATCCTCGCAGGCAGTGACGAAGCCGTCGGCAAGGGCGTGCTCGTTTCTCTCAACGATCAGATCAACGCGGCGCGCGAGGTGACCAAGACCAACACCTCGACGGCAGACACCTTCCGCACGCCGGAACTCGGCTTTCTCGGCTACATGCAGGGCAACAAACCGTATTTCTATCGTCAATCGACGCGCCGGAACACGGCGGACTCCGAATTCGACGTGTCCGACCTCGATACCCTGCCGCAAGTCGATATCGTCTACGGTTATGCCAACATGAACCGGGTCGCGGTGGATGCTTTTGTCGCCGCCGGCGCCAAGGGGATCGTGCATGCCGGCGTGGGCGACGGCAGCCTTGCCCGGCCCGCCGTCGAGCCGGCTCTCGACGAAGCCCACAAGAAGGGTGTCGCGATCGTTCGCAGCAGCCGTGTCGGCAACGGCATCGTCGCGCGCAACGGCGAAGCCAAGGACGACGAACACGACTTCATCGTCTCGGATACGCTCAACCCGCAAAAGGCGCGTATCTTGCTGATGCTGGCGCTGACCAAGACGACCGACAGCAAGGAAATCCAGCGGATGTTCTACACGTATTAG
- a CDS encoding ABC-F family ATP-binding cassette domain-containing protein: MIRLDNVSKQAGHQILFIEASAALNKGEKIGLVGPNGAGKTTLFRMIAGEELPDEGQVSTDRGITIGYFNQDVGEMSGRSAVAEVMDGAGPVSAVAAELHELETAMADPDKADQMDEIIARYGEVQHAFEELDGYALDGRAREALSGLGFSQEMMDGDVGKLSGGWKMRVALARILLMRPDVMLLDEPSNHLDIESLIWLEKFLHDYEGTLLMTSHDREFINRVISKVVEIDSGSLTTYAGNYEFYEQQRALSEKQQQAQFERQQAMLAKEIKFIERFKARASHAAQVQSRVKKLDKIERVEPPRRRQTIAFDFLPAPRSGEDVVALKKVFKGYGSKRIYDGLDFMIRRRERWCVMGVNGAGKSTLLKLVAGASEPDEGTVAVGGSVKMGYFAQHAMDLLDGEQTVFESLEYAFPTAGQGSLRALAGCFGFSGDDVEKRCRVLSGGEKARLVMAKMLFDPPNFLVLDEPTNHLDLATKEMLINALSDFEGTMLFVSHDRHFLATLSNRVLELTPEGIHQFGGGYTEYVARTGQEAPGLRS; this comes from the coding sequence ATGATCCGCCTCGACAACGTCAGCAAGCAAGCCGGCCACCAGATCCTGTTCATCGAAGCCTCGGCCGCCCTCAACAAGGGCGAGAAGATCGGCCTCGTCGGCCCGAACGGCGCCGGCAAGACCACCCTGTTCCGGATGATCGCCGGCGAGGAACTGCCCGATGAAGGGCAGGTCTCGACCGATCGCGGCATCACCATCGGCTATTTCAACCAGGACGTCGGCGAGATGTCTGGCCGCAGCGCCGTCGCCGAGGTGATGGATGGCGCAGGTCCGGTGAGTGCGGTCGCGGCCGAACTGCATGAGCTCGAGACCGCGATGGCCGACCCGGACAAAGCCGACCAGATGGACGAGATCATCGCGCGCTACGGCGAGGTGCAGCACGCCTTCGAGGAGCTCGACGGCTACGCGCTCGACGGCCGCGCGCGCGAAGCGCTATCCGGCCTCGGCTTCAGCCAGGAGATGATGGACGGCGACGTCGGCAAGCTCTCGGGCGGCTGGAAGATGCGCGTGGCGCTGGCCCGCATTCTCCTGATGCGCCCCGATGTCATGTTGCTCGACGAGCCGAGCAACCATCTGGATATCGAAAGCCTGATCTGGCTCGAGAAATTTTTGCATGATTACGAAGGTACGCTGTTGATGACCTCGCATGACCGCGAGTTCATCAACCGCGTGATCTCCAAAGTGGTCGAAATCGATTCCGGCTCGCTCACGACTTACGCCGGCAATTACGAGTTCTACGAGCAGCAGCGCGCGCTGAGCGAGAAGCAGCAGCAGGCGCAGTTCGAGCGCCAGCAGGCGATGCTCGCCAAGGAAATCAAGTTCATCGAGCGCTTCAAGGCGCGCGCCTCGCACGCGGCCCAGGTGCAGAGCCGGGTCAAGAAGCTCGACAAGATCGAGCGGGTCGAGCCGCCGCGCCGCCGCCAGACGATCGCGTTCGACTTCCTGCCGGCGCCGCGCTCCGGCGAGGACGTCGTCGCCTTGAAGAAGGTGTTCAAGGGCTACGGCAGCAAGCGCATCTACGACGGGCTGGATTTCATGATCCGCCGCAGGGAGCGATGGTGCGTGATGGGCGTCAATGGCGCCGGCAAGTCGACGCTGCTCAAGCTCGTCGCCGGCGCGAGCGAGCCGGATGAGGGCACCGTGGCGGTCGGCGGCAGCGTCAAGATGGGCTATTTCGCCCAGCACGCGATGGACCTGCTCGACGGTGAGCAGACGGTGTTCGAGTCACTCGAATATGCGTTTCCGACCGCGGGACAGGGCTCTTTGCGCGCGCTTGCCGGCTGCTTCGGCTTCTCCGGCGACGACGTCGAGAAGCGCTGCCGCGTGCTCTCAGGCGGCGAGAAGGCGCGCCTCGTGATGGCCAAGATGCTGTTTGACCCGCCGAACTTCCTGGTGCTGGACGAGCCGACCAACCATCTCGACCTCGCCACCAAGGAAATGCTGATCAATGCGCTGTCGGATTTCGAAGGCACCATGCTGTTCGTCTCGCACGACCGGCATTTTCTGGCGACGCTGTCGAACCGCGTGCTGGAACTGACGCCGGAAGGCATCCACCAGTTCGGTGGCGGCTACACGGAGTACGTCGCGCGCACCGGGCAGGAGGCGCCGGGATTGCGGAGCTAG
- a CDS encoding xanthine dehydrogenase family protein molybdopterin-binding subunit, protein MRPSRREFVKWLSAGGISVSLSHLAAAANAPFAAHETLPGRGHFNPATKGTGRVDGVAKVTGAKLYASDFRANDLPGWPQTTSHAILVRANDATHVYTGMDLARLSGALKPSVVVAASDLDHIGTQVPEFYAGDLFCPPGKTPLYLGQPVALLIFETFDAFDQARLVLRDGTFVKFGEETGPVIASDYGSYRFTRVAGPSPDKPDVYSPIRAGWVSPKKVQTTALPVWSPLASEMPADYVKAAKLGEQIRAELAADDASLLVLDREFETQSVDPMFLEPECGLAWYGGQGANKGGNLELVLGVQSPYEAAESLAHLLGKAHAPYKPAHINAQFAHVGGGFGGRDHTPFILYVALAAICFPGKPVRLAHDRYQQFQGGIKRHAIKMRSRIGIDRATGLIKAFAADHVLDGGGLQNFSTNVAVVAATGAIGIYDIPKVDVTTTALHSRGVTAGSMRGYGTLQTMTALEALIDEAAGALQLDPIEFRRRNALKQNGRTMTGNPYIVSVRTPEILDKLETHPIWQQRAQLRQTTGDRLVGTGVACVTKDYGSGADCSLGRVELGADGKISIFCDHVEMGNGIGTALANRVAGHLGAIADEVSVARVDSYDVLGLVSSGDPYTMDQKTQDAAERNPRWVPSISSATSASIGAHVGTHSSAEAARIIFRFGLWPAALELWHIAKTDARARQWASASWQNGQLTMPGFEPLALSALAATAHARGFVTGAVAHSFSRWAWSRARFPLFGEQYRADIDALAIRRGNGKFERINRTSVKFPPTDNNRIGTAYTSMCGTLVRVEIERATGALRIAKAYSVFECGTALVPEVVMGQAQGGFAMGVGYALLETLPPFEGGPGNGEWNLGRYLVARGSDLPLRDLEIEMLKPLVPDEAPKGMAEVVMIPIVPALINAIHDATGHRFRALPVTANLLKGVLA, encoded by the coding sequence ATGCGGCCTTCGCGACGCGAGTTCGTGAAGTGGTTATCGGCGGGCGGCATCTCAGTCAGCCTGTCGCATCTCGCTGCGGCGGCAAACGCGCCCTTCGCGGCGCATGAGACGCTGCCCGGCCGGGGACATTTCAATCCAGCAACAAAAGGCACTGGCCGCGTCGACGGCGTCGCCAAGGTCACGGGCGCAAAGCTCTACGCCTCCGACTTCCGCGCCAACGATCTGCCCGGCTGGCCGCAGACCACTTCGCACGCGATCCTGGTGCGCGCCAACGACGCGACCCATGTCTACACCGGCATGGACCTTGCCCGCCTCAGCGGCGCGCTGAAGCCATCCGTCGTCGTCGCGGCCAGCGATCTCGACCACATCGGCACGCAAGTGCCGGAGTTCTATGCCGGCGATTTGTTCTGCCCGCCCGGCAAGACGCCGCTTTATCTGGGACAGCCGGTCGCGCTGCTGATCTTCGAAACGTTCGACGCCTTCGACCAGGCCCGGCTCGTCTTGCGCGACGGCACCTTCGTCAAGTTCGGCGAAGAAACCGGCCCGGTGATCGCATCCGATTACGGTTCCTACCGCTTCACCCGCGTCGCAGGCCCCTCGCCCGACAAGCCCGACGTCTATTCGCCGATCCGGGCTGGCTGGGTGTCGCCCAAGAAGGTGCAGACCACGGCGCTGCCGGTGTGGTCGCCGCTCGCTAGCGAGATGCCGGCCGACTACGTCAAGGCGGCAAAGCTTGGGGAGCAGATCCGTGCCGAGTTGGCCGCGGACGACGCCTCTCTCCTGGTGCTGGACCGCGAGTTCGAGACGCAATCGGTCGACCCGATGTTCCTGGAGCCGGAGTGCGGGCTGGCCTGGTACGGCGGCCAGGGAGCTAATAAAGGCGGCAATCTCGAGCTGGTGCTCGGCGTGCAGTCGCCTTACGAAGCCGCGGAGTCGCTCGCGCATCTGCTCGGCAAGGCCCACGCGCCTTACAAGCCCGCGCATATCAACGCGCAGTTCGCCCATGTCGGCGGCGGCTTTGGCGGGCGCGACCACACGCCGTTCATCCTCTATGTCGCGCTGGCCGCGATCTGCTTCCCGGGCAAGCCGGTGCGGCTCGCCCATGACCGCTACCAGCAATTCCAGGGCGGCATCAAACGCCACGCGATCAAGATGCGCTCGCGCATCGGCATCGACCGCGCCACCGGCCTGATCAAGGCTTTCGCCGCCGACCATGTGCTCGACGGCGGCGGGCTGCAGAACTTCTCCACCAACGTGGCCGTCGTTGCCGCCACCGGCGCGATCGGCATCTACGACATCCCAAAGGTCGACGTCACCACGACCGCGCTGCATTCGCGCGGCGTCACGGCCGGCTCGATGCGCGGCTACGGCACGCTGCAGACCATGACCGCGCTCGAGGCGCTGATCGACGAGGCCGCAGGCGCGCTCCAGCTCGATCCCATCGAATTCCGCCGCCGCAATGCGCTCAAGCAAAACGGCCGGACCATGACCGGCAATCCCTATATCGTCTCGGTGCGCACGCCCGAAATCCTCGACAAGCTCGAAACTCATCCAATCTGGCAGCAACGCGCGCAGCTCAGGCAAACCACGGGAGATCGGCTGGTCGGCACCGGGGTTGCCTGCGTCACCAAGGACTACGGCTCCGGCGCGGACTGCTCGCTCGGCCGCGTCGAGCTCGGCGCCGACGGCAAGATCTCGATCTTCTGCGACCATGTCGAGATGGGCAACGGCATCGGCACGGCGCTGGCCAACCGCGTCGCCGGCCATCTCGGCGCCATCGCCGACGAGGTCTCGGTCGCCCGCGTCGACAGCTACGACGTGCTCGGCCTCGTCTCCTCCGGCGATCCCTACACCATGGACCAGAAAACGCAGGACGCCGCCGAGCGGAATCCGCGCTGGGTGCCCTCGATCTCCTCGGCGACATCAGCGTCAATCGGCGCCCATGTCGGCACGCACTCGTCGGCCGAGGCCGCCCGAATCATCTTCCGCTTCGGCCTGTGGCCCGCCGCGCTGGAGCTGTGGCACATTGCGAAGACTGACGCGCGCGCCCGGCAATGGGCGAGCGCGAGCTGGCAGAATGGCCAGCTCACGATGCCCGGCTTTGAACCGCTGGCGCTGTCGGCGCTCGCCGCAACCGCCCATGCGCGCGGCTTCGTCACCGGCGCGGTCGCGCACAGTTTTTCGCGCTGGGCTTGGTCCAGGGCGCGCTTCCCCTTGTTCGGCGAGCAATACCGCGCGGATATCGATGCACTCGCGATCCGCCGCGGCAACGGCAAGTTCGAGCGGATCAACCGCACGAGCGTCAAATTTCCGCCGACCGACAACAACCGCATCGGCACCGCCTACACCTCGATGTGCGGCACGCTGGTCCGCGTCGAGATCGAGCGCGCAACAGGCGCGCTTCGCATCGCCAAGGCCTATAGCGTGTTCGAATGCGGCACCGCGCTCGTGCCCGAGGTGGTGATGGGCCAGGCCCAGGGCGGCTTCGCCATGGGCGTCGGCTACGCGCTGCTCGAAACCCTGCCCCCGTTCGAGGGCGGGCCGGGCAACGGCGAATGGAATCTCGGGCGCTATCTGGTCGCACGCGGCTCCGACCTGCCGCTCCGCGATCTCGAGATCGAGATGCTGAAGCCGCTCGTACCAGACGAAGCACCGAAGGGCATGGCGGAGGTCGTGATGATCCCGATCGTGCCGGCGCTGATCAATGCCATCCATGATGCCACCGGCCACCGTTTCCGCGCGCTGCCGGTCACGGCAAACCTCTTGAAGGGAGTTTTGGCGTGA
- a CDS encoding (2Fe-2S)-binding protein, giving the protein MTTVSLTINGRKHGPMDVRDDLSMNDFLREMLGMTGTKFGCGAAQCLSCAIIVDEPDGTSTTSPTCVAPAVNFDGKSIRTIEGHAKNGQLSVLQQAFIDHFAFQCGYCTAGFLNEGQVLLERLARTPVAREALEQTIADALDGHLCRCTGYIRYHEAVRDVILADSTRYLVATK; this is encoded by the coding sequence GTGACCACCGTCAGCCTCACCATAAACGGCCGGAAGCACGGACCGATGGACGTCCGCGACGATCTCTCGATGAACGATTTCCTGCGCGAGATGCTCGGCATGACCGGCACCAAGTTCGGCTGCGGCGCCGCGCAATGTTTGAGCTGCGCCATCATCGTCGACGAGCCGGACGGCACCAGCACCACCAGCCCGACCTGCGTCGCGCCGGCCGTGAATTTCGACGGCAAGTCGATCCGCACCATCGAGGGCCACGCCAAGAACGGCCAGCTCTCGGTTCTGCAACAGGCGTTCATCGATCACTTCGCCTTTCAGTGCGGCTATTGCACCGCCGGCTTCCTCAATGAGGGGCAAGTGCTGCTCGAACGTTTGGCGCGCACGCCGGTCGCACGCGAGGCGCTGGAGCAGACCATCGCGGATGCACTCGACGGCCATCTGTGCCGCTGCACCGGCTACATCAGATATCACGAGGCGGTGCGCGACGTGATCCTCGCCGATTCAACCCGCTATCTCGTCGCCACCAAATGA
- a CDS encoding Isoquinoline 1-oxidoreductase subunit, producing MKTARIKIMVVMAALASSLCAGYAASDTSHGLASPESFANIADTEKRSAAIFTELGKVLTHPRCTNCHPAGDSPRQGDNPRPHQPPVTRGVDGHGQEAMRCPTCHQKANFEPGRIPGHPEWHLAPREMAWEGKSISEICEQIRDPARNGGRKVEALIDHIGKDTLVGWAWKPGFGRSPAPGTQEQAGALVEAWVKSGAVCPAQ from the coding sequence ATGAAGACCGCGCGCATCAAGATCATGGTCGTGATGGCGGCGCTGGCGAGCAGCCTGTGCGCCGGCTACGCCGCGTCGGACACGAGCCACGGCCTCGCCTCGCCCGAGAGTTTTGCGAACATTGCCGACACCGAAAAACGCTCAGCCGCAATCTTCACCGAGCTCGGCAAGGTGCTGACGCATCCGCGCTGCACCAACTGCCATCCGGCCGGCGACAGCCCGCGGCAAGGCGACAATCCGCGCCCGCATCAGCCGCCGGTCACGCGCGGCGTCGACGGCCATGGCCAGGAGGCGATGCGCTGTCCCACCTGTCACCAGAAGGCCAATTTCGAGCCCGGCCGCATTCCCGGCCATCCCGAATGGCACCTCGCACCGCGCGAGATGGCCTGGGAAGGCAAGAGCATCAGTGAGATCTGCGAGCAAATCAGGGACCCCGCGCGCAACGGCGGCCGCAAGGTCGAGGCGCTGATTGATCACATCGGCAAGGACACTCTCGTCGGCTGGGCCTGGAAGCCCGGCTTCGGCCGCTCGCCCGCGCCAGGCACGCAGGAGCAGGCCGGCGCGCTGGTGGAGGCTTGGGTGAAGAGCGGAGCGGTATGTCCCGCGCAGTGA
- a CDS encoding DUF4142 domain-containing protein gives MKRIAIAAACVLLAGPALAQSLGEKTGVNSALGVAPATADFVKEVAISDMFEIESSKLAEQKGNAQEKTFAQQMVTDHTKTSSELKALVGDGKVQATLPTALDSSHQSKLDKLKNASGKDFSSDYDSYQVSAHKDAVSLFDRYAKGGDNAALKDWAGKTVPTLRHHLDMAQELGKAPSVGQSK, from the coding sequence ATGAAACGTATTGCCATCGCCGCTGCCTGCGTGCTCCTCGCAGGCCCAGCGCTCGCCCAGTCGCTCGGCGAGAAAACCGGCGTCAACTCGGCGCTCGGCGTCGCGCCGGCGACCGCCGATTTCGTCAAGGAGGTCGCCATCAGCGACATGTTCGAAATTGAATCGAGCAAGCTCGCCGAGCAGAAGGGCAACGCGCAGGAGAAAACCTTCGCTCAGCAGATGGTGACCGACCACACCAAGACCAGCAGCGAGCTGAAGGCCCTCGTCGGTGACGGCAAGGTGCAAGCCACGCTGCCGACTGCGCTCGACAGCTCGCACCAGAGCAAGCTCGACAAGCTCAAGAATGCCTCGGGTAAGGACTTCAGTTCGGACTATGACTCCTACCAGGTCAGCGCACACAAAGACGCCGTGTCGCTGTTCGACCGTTATGCCAAGGGTGGCGACAATGCCGCGCTGAAGGACTGGGCCGGCAAGACCGTGCCCACGCTAAGGCATCATCTCGACATGGCCCAAGAGCTCGGCAAGGCGCCGAGCGTCGGACAGTCGAAATAG
- a CDS encoding SDR family oxidoreductase: MAEQDLIDPVSRYPKPPFKKQSQPWPGLAGKMEPRPDHGETSYKGSGRLAGRRALITGGDSGMGRAAAIAYAREGADVAINYLPAEEPDAQEVIALIKKEGRTGLAIPGDLKDEAFCKKLVEQAVQGLGGLDIIVSNAARQQTRASILDVTSEDFDATMKTNIYAPFWIIKAALPQLKPGSCIVATASEQAYDPSPDLYDYAQTKAATMNYVKSLAKQLASKGIRVNGVAPGPIWTPLQVSGGATMDKLEKFGGMTPLGRPGQPAELASIYVQLAAADASYATGQVYGSSGGSGQP, encoded by the coding sequence ATGGCCGAGCAGGACCTGATCGACCCCGTCAGCCGCTATCCGAAACCGCCATTCAAAAAGCAATCGCAGCCCTGGCCCGGCCTCGCCGGCAAGATGGAGCCGCGGCCGGACCATGGCGAGACCAGCTACAAGGGCTCCGGCCGGCTCGCCGGCCGTAGGGCGCTGATCACCGGCGGTGATTCCGGCATGGGCCGGGCAGCCGCGATCGCCTATGCGCGCGAAGGCGCGGACGTCGCCATCAACTATCTTCCGGCGGAGGAGCCCGACGCACAGGAGGTGATCGCGCTGATCAAGAAGGAAGGCCGCACCGGCCTTGCGATCCCCGGCGATCTCAAGGACGAAGCCTTCTGCAAGAAACTGGTTGAACAGGCCGTGCAAGGTCTCGGCGGCCTCGACATCATCGTCAGCAACGCCGCCCGGCAGCAGACGCGCGCCTCCATCCTCGACGTGACGTCGGAAGATTTCGACGCGACCATGAAGACCAACATCTACGCGCCGTTCTGGATCATCAAGGCGGCGCTGCCGCAGCTCAAGCCGGGATCCTGTATCGTCGCAACCGCGTCCGAGCAGGCTTACGATCCCTCGCCCGACCTCTACGACTACGCGCAGACCAAAGCGGCGACCATGAATTACGTGAAGTCGCTGGCAAAGCAGCTCGCCTCCAAGGGCATTCGCGTCAACGGCGTTGCTCCGGGACCGATCTGGACACCGCTCCAGGTGTCCGGGGGTGCCACGATGGATAAGCTTGAAAAATTCGGCGGCATGACACCGCTCGGCCGCCCCGGCCAGCCCGCCGAGCTTGCCTCGATCTATGTACAGCTTGCAGCTGCCGACGCCAGCTATGCGACCGGTCAGGTCTACGGCTCATCGGGCGGATCGGGGCAGCCCTAA